From Halomarina ordinaria:
CGACGGGGAAGCCGTTGAAGTCGGCGCGCGCGAGTTTCGAGAGCACCTCGCTCACCTGTTCGTCGGGCGCGACGGTCTCGACCGGTTCGGTCAGCAGGTCGCGGACGTAGAGCATGGCGGGGCGTACGGGGGTGGGGACACTATCGGTTGTGGTACGTCACCGCCAGGGGACGGAGTCGCGCACGTCGAAGTCGAAGCGGTCGGTGACGACCAGGCCGAGGCCGAACAGGCCCGCGACGAGGACGGGGAACCAGTTGCCGAAGTAGGCGTTGACCGGCCCCCACAGGAGGACGAAGCTCACGAGGTCGTCGAGCATGAACTCGCACTCCTCGACGCGCCGGCGCAGGCCGCTCCGGTCGAAGCCGTAGTCGAAGGCGGCGACGGCCACCGTCGCCGAGACGACCCACCCGAGGTAGTTCGAGACGGGCACGTCGTAGTAGATTCCGCCGTTCGCGTACTCCCAGAAGCCGATGGCGACGGCCGCCGGGTCGAGCACGAGGTCCATCGCCAGCACGGCGGCGACGACCACCGGGAGGCGGACGGCCGCCCGGCGCGCCCGGTCGCCGAGCAGGAGCAGACAGAGCAGG
This genomic window contains:
- the cruF gene encoding bisanhydrobacterioruberin hydratase; translated protein: MSEVGATLTRARVETRLDDLVRENRFLIAVVFPAVGAVLLLASAEGLLGPLNYNPYLILMGVLVMRLPLVAGVAPLVDRRATVALLALAAYAYGIEYVGVSTGWPYGAFEYTIDLGPMLFGKIPVGLPVFFFPLVLNSYLLCLLLLGDRARRAAVRLPVVVAAVLAMDLVLDPAAVAIGFWEYANGGIYYDVPVSNYLGWVVSATVAVAAFDYGFDRSGLRRRVEECEFMLDDLVSFVLLWGPVNAYFGNWFPVLVAGLFGLGLVVTDRFDFDVRDSVPWR